Part of the Ruegeria sp. AD91A genome, AAACAAACCAAAACCCTTCGTCAGATCTGATGACACGCAGGGTATCCCCGGAAGGCTGTGCGACATTCGGTCAACTGCTTGATCGAAAAAAGGCTCTGAGTGTAGACTGCACTTCCGGCCCTCGAAACACGCTGCGTGCCGGACGATGGCCCGGCCAGGTTCAAATGAACCCAGCACAGGAGGCAGACCCATGTATCGATTGCGATTGTTCGCGATTCGCAATGCCCGTGCATTCGAATGGATTTACAAATGTGTCGAACGGGGCATGGTCGCGATGGACCCGGTCTTTGCAAAGATCGGCCACAATCGCGTTGAACGCCCTATTGCGTTGGTCGAAAAAGGTGTCAAAAGCCTTTTGTTTGATTGCAAGATGTGCGGGCAATGCGTTTTGTCTTCGACGGGTATGTCCTGCCCGATGAACTGCCCCAAGCAACTGCGCAACGGCCCGTGTGGCGGTGTGCGTCCCGGTGAGTTCTGTGAGGTCAAACCCGACATGAAATGTGTCTGGGCCTTGGCTTGGGATGGGGCCAGCCGTATGCGACACGGGGGCGACAAGATAAAAGAGGTCCTTCCGCCCGTGGAACACACGTTGAAGGGGTCGTCATCCTGGTTGCGGGTCAGCCGCGAGATTGCAGCACAGGAACGCGAGGCCCGGGACGCTGCACGCGAAACGCTTGCGCAGGCATTCCCGGAGGCGCGCGAGAATGAACCCTCCGCGGCACCTCTGGCCGCTGAACCCCCCAATGCGGTGAACCGGGAGCTGAAGAAATGAATGGTGCCCATCGCAGCGAGGTCGAGCCGATCGGCTATGTGCCTGTTCCCGAAGGCTATGTATCGCACAGCCGACTGGAAAGAGTTTTGCGCTCGGGTCGTTTTGCCGTGACCGCGGAACTGAACCCACCAGACAGTGCTGACCCCGAGGATGTTTTTCAGGCGGCACAGCCGCTGGGTGAAGTGGCGGACGCGATCAATGCAACCGATGCGTCTGGTGCCAACTGCCACATGTCTTCGATAGGGATCTGTGCCTTATTGACCCGCGCGGGGTATTCTCCGGTCTATCAGATTTCCTGCCGAGACCGGAACCGGATCGCCATTCAGGGTGATGTTCTGGGGGCCGCGGCGCTGGGCGTCAGCAACGTGTTGTGCCTGACGGGCGACGGTGTCGGGGTTGGGGATCAACCGGGGGCAAAACCGGTGTTCGACTTCGATTCCCTGACCTTGCTGCGTACGATCCGAACGATGCGCGATCAAGGAAAGTTCCTGTCTGGGCGCAAGATCACGCGTCCCCCTCAACTGTTTTTGGGAGCAGCGGAAAACCCCTGTATACCGCCCTATGACTGGCGTCCGGAACGTCTTGCAAAGAAGGTTGAGGCCGGGGCCGAGTTTATTCAGACCAACTATATCTACGACATTCCGCTTTTTGAAAGGTTCATGGGTCGGGTGCGGGATGCCGGTCTGGACGAAAAAGTATTCATCATCGCTGGCGTGGGTCCCATTGCTTCGGCGCGCGCGGCTCGATGGATGCGCAGCAATGTGCCCGGAATTCACATTCCGGATCATGTCATCGAGCGGATGGAGAAAGCCGAAAAGCCCGCTGAAGAGGGAAAGAAGATCTGTATCGAACTGATCCAGCAGATCCGGGACATCGCCGGTGTTTCCGGGGTTCACGTGATGGCCTACAGGCGTGAACACGTGGTGTCGGAAATCATTCTGGAATCAGGTGCGCTGAAGGGACGAAAACGAACCCGTTCCTCTTGACGACCTTACGTTCAGTTGAGTGCCCAAACAAAAAAGGCGCCGGTCGGGCGCCTTTTGCAAGACCGTGTTCGCCAATCAGTCGAACTTGCGTGACGGGGCAAGCACCATGGCTTCGCCGATCAGGACCTTCTTTCCCTCGACCGAACAATGGCAGTCCAGCTTGACGCGGCGCTTGGCAAAGTCGATGTCGATCACCTTCACCTCGGCATAGACCATGTCACCCGGGCGCACAGGGGCAAGGAATTTCAGCGATTGACCCATGTAGACGGTGCCGTGTCCCGGCAGTTGTTCACCGATTACGGCCGAGATCAGACCCGCCGTCAGCATTCCGTGGGCAATACGGCCTTCGAAGATCGTATCGCGGGCATAGTCGTCGTCCAGATGCACCGGATTCCGGTCGGTTGAGACCTGTGCGAACATTTCGATATCTTCATCCGTCACCACTTTGCGCAGGTGGCGGGACATACCCATTTCGATGTCTTCGATACAGATCGTTCCGCGCGGAAGATTGTCCAACATGTTGCCCTCACTCGAAATCGGCCGTGAAAGAAAAAACCATCATTTGGCCAAGGTTGGCAACTTTATTACTTCGCAGTTGCAGAAAATCAAGTCTTTTCTTGCTACCTCAAGCGCCCGATCGTGTAGGTTGGATTGATCTTTTCCCCTTCAATATAGGCGGTTAGGGATTCGTGATGCGGATGATGCGACGTTTTTGTCTCGGCCGCAGCCAGCCCGCCCGAGATGAACAGAGAATCAATGCCCTCTCCCATGCCGCCCAGAATGTCCGTATGGGGGCCGTCGCCGATCACCAGAATGTCGTTGTCGGGGATATCGTGTCCCAGTTCCTGCAACCTGCGACGGGCCAGGTCATAGATAGGTGGGTGCGGTTTGCCGAAATACAGGCTTTCACCGCCCATTTCGGTGTACAGTT contains:
- a CDS encoding methylenetetrahydrofolate reductase C-terminal domain-containing protein, whose protein sequence is MYRLRLFAIRNARAFEWIYKCVERGMVAMDPVFAKIGHNRVERPIALVEKGVKSLLFDCKMCGQCVLSSTGMSCPMNCPKQLRNGPCGGVRPGEFCEVKPDMKCVWALAWDGASRMRHGGDKIKEVLPPVEHTLKGSSSWLRVSREIAAQEREARDAARETLAQAFPEARENEPSAAPLAAEPPNAVNRELKK
- a CDS encoding methylenetetrahydrofolate reductase; this encodes MNGAHRSEVEPIGYVPVPEGYVSHSRLERVLRSGRFAVTAELNPPDSADPEDVFQAAQPLGEVADAINATDASGANCHMSSIGICALLTRAGYSPVYQISCRDRNRIAIQGDVLGAAALGVSNVLCLTGDGVGVGDQPGAKPVFDFDSLTLLRTIRTMRDQGKFLSGRKITRPPQLFLGAAENPCIPPYDWRPERLAKKVEAGAEFIQTNYIYDIPLFERFMGRVRDAGLDEKVFIIAGVGPIASARAARWMRSNVPGIHIPDHVIERMEKAEKPAEEGKKICIELIQQIRDIAGVSGVHVMAYRREHVVSEIILESGALKGRKRTRSS
- a CDS encoding MaoC family dehydratase; amino-acid sequence: MLDNLPRGTICIEDIEMGMSRHLRKVVTDEDIEMFAQVSTDRNPVHLDDDYARDTIFEGRIAHGMLTAGLISAVIGEQLPGHGTVYMGQSLKFLAPVRPGDMVYAEVKVIDIDFAKRRVKLDCHCSVEGKKVLIGEAMVLAPSRKFD